The genomic stretch TCATCCCAATCAAAGTACTCCATCGCTCTGTCGCTTCATTGGACGTGAGTTGAGGGGTCGTCCAATAGAGCCGTTGTTTGGCAAATCGATACCAATGCTCAATGCTAAAGCGCTGCAGATATCTTCGCCATAATCGCTCCAGACTTGGCATGCATTCTCCAGTCCAGGCCAGCCAAAGCGGCTTAAACTTTCGTCGTTTACCTTTCGGTTGGATGATCTCAACGCGCAAAATTTCCATTTCTCGTTTGGCCGAATTACGGAAATGGAATTGGCTCCAGCGAGTTACTCTGACCTGTCCAAGTTGGGTGTCTTCTATCTCCAATATTTCGCTGGCTTCTGGATATGTATTAGGGGCATTCAATTTGAACTTATGTCCATGCTTACGAGGAGCCCCTCGTCCTGAATAAGCGAAGGGAATACCATAGACACAGCGATTGGATGCTAAGCGCAATAACAGGTCGACTTCAATCCCTGCAGTGTGATTGAGAAAGATGCCATTACCGTAGTGACGGTCAAACGCGGCTAGAGGACGCACCGGCAAATGACGACAGACTTGCTTTAATTGAAACGTGGCTTTGGTCAAAGCGGTCTCAAAGCTCGTGATTCGTTCATGGCGTAGGGGCAGTGCCCAATGCTGACTTTCGTCTGGGACCCAAGAAAGGGTGCTATAACTTTGGCCTACCCCGACAGTATGTCCCCCTTGATGATGAAAACCTCTGTCTTTGAGGGTCTTGGCCTCGGGACGCAGCCAAGGACTACTATCTCCCACGAAGAGCGGCTGGTCTTGAGCGGAAACTTGTCGAACTAAATACCGGTGAAGTTGGCACGATGGATACGACCATCATGCAGGGCTGAATAGGTACTCGACCATGACGACGGAAGATAGGATGTTGAGACAACACACAAATGAACGCAGGCTCGGACTCTGCTGCATAATCACGACTTCTCCGGTTGAGTGGCACTAACTTCTCCACCCCAACCAAAAAATATTGGCCAACCATTTTCGACAGGTAGATATGGAATTATGGTTGCAATCATAGGCAAAAATCAGCTCTGAATTCATACATATCACGAATGGAAGATCGTGATCTCATCCGGTCTATTCATGTATCTGTCCCTCCTTTTTTTCATCCTTCTTCTCCTTGTGCGTTTTAAGGTTAGATCTTGGGATCGTTCTCTCGTTGTTTTCTCCTCATGTGAACGGTCATTACTCAGTTCTCTTCTGGCTTCAGGGTCAGTTTGCTGGTCAATTTCCGCATGGATTCTCCTCGGAGCAAGACCTTCATCGCATCATGGATAATCCGGTCGAGGATGGCATCGGCGAGGGTGGGATCTTGATTTGTGAGTGCCATTGCTCCAGGGGCATTTGCGTGGCGAATAACAGGAGGCTTTACGGAAACGCTCGTCTAGGATATCGAGTACTTCTCGAGCTTCAAAGACAGACAGGGGATCTCTAAGCCATTCATCCAGCACCAATAGATCGTAGGCCGCTAATTGTTTTCGGAGTTGGGATAAGACCCATCTCCTTTGGCCAGCTTCAACTCCAGCACCAGGTCAGCGGTTTGATATAGCGCACGC from Acaryochloris sp. CCMEE 5410 encodes the following:
- a CDS encoding ATP-binding protein produces the protein MALTNQDPTLADAILDRIIHDAMKVLLRGESMRKLTSKLTLKPEEN